The Candidatus Celerinatantimonas neptuna DNA segment TCCTCGCTCAGAATACCCCGGCATTCAAATCCTCAAGCCGTGCCTGGCTGCAATATTTAAAACAAATTCAACAGGCAAATTAATCAATCATTTTCTACTATTAATTAGGCAGGTAAATCAATATGGGTTGGCTACTAAAGCCGCAACCTTTAGCCAAAACATCAGTTGGCAGCAATAAAGCTAGCTTTCAGTAGAGTCTGTTGATCTTTTATGATTGAATTTTGTCTCGGTAGGTGTGTTTTAAGTACATACACAATGACGTTAAACAAAAGCAGGTTGAACAAAAAGAACCTTACAGAACATCATTTGCGACGAAACGATCATGAAAAATCCACAGGCCCAAGGGACTCCGCTCGAGTAGAGGTTTTTATGGGATCACTGATTTCAACAATTCTAGGCCGCTTTCGATTACAAACTCAAATGTCAGGGATGAGCATTTTTATTATCATCGTTTTGTTAGGTAGCTGCACAATTGCAACCCAGTTACTTAGTCACCAAATCATGGATGTTGAACAACGACAGTTACAACATCAGGTCGATACCATCGCATCTATTGCAGAACAATATCCAAATGATCTAAGCCAACTCAAAAAGCTAATTTATCCAGCACGATGGGGAGAAAAAAGATCCGGATATATGTTCCTCGTGAACGGAAAAGATAGCATTGTTGCAATTTATCCCCCCAATCATCAGAAAGAAGGAACCCGGTTAAGTGACATTACACTTGAAGAAGGCGGCACTCTCAACGAAGCCATTCAAAGAGTTGGTCAATCTCACCGCCCCACCATTGTCCATTATTCTTATCAGAAACCTGGAACCCATAAAACGCTACGTAAAGCAACTTATCTATATCCACTCAAAAATAGTCCTTATGTTTTAGCAGCCGGAACCTATCTGGAACTTGCAGACTTTCTAATCGACAGCCTGGAAACAAAAATATATGCATCTATTGTGGTGTGTGCTGTTTTCATTATTGTCATCATCATCTTATTTTCAAAACATGTCCGCCAGCGTGTTGACTATCTCAAACAGGCTATGCATCAGCTCTCCGAAGGCAACTTCAGAGATCCACTGCAAATGCCTGGTAAAGACGAATTTGCCGCACTGACCCATTATCTTACAAAATGTCAGGAACACCTTAATGTCATCGTCAAACAACAAGCCCAAAACAGCACAAGAGTTGCCAGTACATCAGAACAGATTGATGTGAATCTCCACCACACAAATAATCTAATTACTCAAGAGCTAAATATGCTGGATCAACTAGCCAGTGCCATGGAACAAATGGTTTCCAGCGTACAAGAGGTTGCTAATAATGCAGGAGATGTATCCTCTCAAACCAGTGAAACCGATCAACGTACAGAACTCGGTCATACCCAGATTAAACAGAGTATTGAAGGCATCGAACAGCTGTGCCATGAGTTGCAAACCAGTTCTCAGTCCGTCGTTCATGTACATGATGGCGTTGTCTCAATAAATACAGTTGTTGAAACGATTCACTCGATTTCAGAACAGACAAACCTGTTGGCTTTAAACGCAGCAATTGAAGCAGCGCGAGCCGGAGAACAAGGCCGTGGTTTTGCAGTCGTTGCTGATGAAGTAAGGCAGCTGGCATCCAGAACTAAAGCAGCCACTGTCGAAATTACAGAAATGATCAATAACCTGAAAGTCAAAGCACAAGAAGCAGTCAAAGTTGTTGAGCACGGATTACATTCAGCTGACAAAAGTATGGAATCTGTTCGACAGGCTGGAGAGTATTTTACAGCAATAGCCGATGATATTTCTCTGCTCAATGACAGGAACCACCAAATAGCAACAGCATCAGAAGAACAAAGCACAGTAGCAGCATCCATGAGTCAAAATATCAACTCACTCAATCATAATCTCAAAGATACCAGCAATGAATTGACGGAAATTGCCGAAGGAAGCGTAGATTTGAATCAACAAGCCTCACGACTTGATGCACTTCTGTCCCAATTTAAAGTCTCTTAAGGAATGTTTTTGATAATTGGATTTTACTCAAACTAAGTAACTTCAACTCAGAGAAGTCACAGTGAATAACAATTGATTCATGATGGGTCAGTCTTGTTTTCTGATGTGGGATTGAAGGTCGAGTTCAAGGCAAATCTGAACCACCATAGCCATTCTATGGCAAGCGGATTTAACGCTGGAATCGACTTTAATCCCTATCAGAAAAGGCTTTCATATCCCGAGTTGAGGTTAAATACAATTTAGAGTCTCCTCATAAGTCACTAACTCATTGATAACGAACAGAATATTGGTGGATTGATTTATCAGTGATCTAGCGATTCTTTTTATGATCCATTGCAGTTTCCCCCTTTGATTTAAGCGCCTGAATACATTTTAACCATTCGAATAAAAAACTTTATTTTCAGATTATTACAGGAATAGCCAGACCTGTTCAAACCAGCCCCCCGTTAAGCTTAAAAAGAGTAAAGATGGAATAGAATTGCCGATTTATTCATCACTCATAGGATTGCGTATTACGCTCGCCCCAGCTTTGTATTACACTGCCATCAAAGCCTTATTCGTTATTCGTTATTCGTTTGGCACGGTGTTAACCAAAGGACAAGCTAGTATGTCATCACCTACACAGTTACTTCGCGATAAACTCAATTTTTCAGCACTTGATAATGATTTTTACAAAATGAATATGTGGCAGTGCTTTATGCATCAATATCCATATATTGAAGATGCTGAATATAAGCTAGTCGTACGAAATGATATAGACTTACGTCCTTACCGCGATGAAATAGAACAAGAACTTGAAAACCTCAACGGATTAGGCTTCACCGAAGATGAAATACAATGGTTAGAGCAAATTCCCTGGTATACAAAAGATTTTATTGAATGGTTACGAATGTGGTCATATCAAACCCGTTTTCTGGATATCGGAGAAGAAAACAATCAACTATCCATCCGGGCCCGGGGGCCACTGATGCATATCAACAATTTTGAAATGCCAGTACTCTCAACCATTTGTGAAGTCTATAATCGTCACCAGAATTATGACAAGACTTTTTCTGACATCGAAGAACGTGTCTATGAAAAAGTCGACTGGCTAAAAAACCAATTAGAAAAACACCAACTGAAAAACCTCACTTTTGCAGATTTTGGAACCCGTCGTCGATTTAGCTCCGCCGCCCAATACCGAATGGTTGAAATGCTTAACGAGTTACTTCCTGGAATATTTGCCGGCACGTCAAATATGTACCTTGCCAAGGAGCTCAATTTAACACCTATCGGCACCATGGCTCATGAAATATTCATGTTATCTCAACAAGTTGGCGTTCAACTCGCAAATTCACAAAAGCATACTTTAGAGTGTTGGGTTAAAGAATTCAGAGGAAGACTTGGCTGCGCTTTAACCGATGTAATAGGAATGGATGCATTCATTAAAGATTTCGATTTCTATTTTGCAAAACTATTTGATGGATTACGTCATGATTCAGGCGATCCATTTATTTTTGGCAATAAAGCCATTCAAATGTATAAGAATCTGGGATTAGACCCACAATCGAAAACGCTCGTCTTCAGTGACGGACTAAACTTCCAGCAAATGGTCGATATCTACCGTTATTTTCAGGGAAAAATTAAAGTATCGTTTGGGATAGGTACTTACCTATCCTGCGATATCAAAGGCGTAAAACCATTAAACATTGTCATGAAACTCGTTCATGTTAATGGTCGGCCTGTCGCAAAAATTTCAGATGCTCCTGGTAAAAGTCTCTGCGAAGATGAACAATTTATCGATTATCTGAAAAAAGTCTACAATGTTACATGGGCCTAAAAGGACAATATTATGGCTGATTATCTAAACATTGCGACCGCTTCACTACGTCAACTCCCGTTCGATTTTACGGGTAATACCGAACGAGTATTACAAGCAATCGAGCAAGGATTTCAATGTGGGGCAAATATACTGTTAATGCCAGAATTAGCACTCACTGGATATGGATGTGAAGATAATTTCACTTTCCAGGAATTTCATGAAGCCAGTGCCAAAGCCCTCCAGCAAGTTCTGGAAGCGACAGCCGATCTTGCGACCCAATCAACCCACCCCATGCTTATCGCTTTGGGGATGCCACTGCTCTACCCCGGTGGTCAGGTTTACAATGCAACAGCCGTGTTCAGTGCTAAGGGGCTTCATGGTTTTGCATGTAAACAGTTCCTTGCTCGAAATGGATTACATTACGAACCCCGCTGGTTTGAAGCATGGCCCCGTCAGAAGGTTGTCAATCATCCAGAGTATCAGGTGCCAATCGGTGATATTGTCGTTGATTGTCAGGGCATTCGTGTTGGATTTGAAACATGTGAGGATTCCTGGATTAGCAATCGCCCGGGACGGGATCTCTATCAGCGCAATGTTGACATCATCTTAAATCCAAGCGCCTCACATTTTGCAGTTGGAAAATTTGATATCCGAGAACGATTCATCACTGAAGGCTCCCGTTCATTTGGGGTTGCCTATGCATATGCCAACCTGAATGGAACAGAAAACGGAACCAGTATTTTTGATGCGGGTTGTATGATCGCTTCTGAAGGAAAAATAATATCCTATGGCGAGCGCCTCAACTGCAAGTCAATTTTACTCAATCAGGCTACGGTCAATATCAGCGCTAATCGCGTCACACGAATTGTCAGTAGCGAATCAATCGATAATCAATTCCATCAGTCTGATATTAGTCTTCCTTTAAAACTGACGACACAATTACCCAATGTGGGAAACATCCCTGGAGCTCTAGTCTCTAATATACAGCAGAACAATTTTTGGAATCAGCTGACAGGTGATGAACGCATTCATAGTGAAATCTGTTATGCACTTGCCAGTGGCTTGTGGGACTGGATGCGCCGGACTCATACAGAAGGTTTCGTTGTCAGCATGTCTGGTGGTGCAGATTCTGGACTGGCTGCAACTCTTGTTTATTTGTCTCACTATCTCGCCCTTCATCAATTAGGCGCAGATCAGTACCGTCAATGCCTACCCCCAGGCTGGCTCAGCCATATCCCTCAATATGACCAAGACGAAAAGAACCTCAGTCAGTGGCTTCATCAATATGTTATGCCTAAGGTTTTACTATGTCTTTATCAGGGAACGGATAACAGCTCTGAAATTACCTTCAATGCAGCGAAAACCGTAGCAGAAGATATTGGCGCGACCTTCCACCACTGGAATATTCAATCAATTGTCGACGAATATATTCATCTGGTGGATCAACTATACCCTTCAAAACCTTTGAACTGGGATGATGATGATATTGCCTTACAAAACATTCAGGCCCGAGGTCGGAGTCCGGGTGTCTGGATGTTAGCAAACCGGGAAAATAAACTTCTCATTGCAACATCTAACTTATCCGAGTCGGCATTGGGTTACGCAACCATGGATGGAGACACATCCGGCGTATTATCCGTCGTTTCAGGCCTGACAAAAACCAGAATACGAAAAATCAATGACTGGCTGGAAAAACAAGGCCTTCCAATCAATCATAACCATTGTCCCCACAGGTTAAGGGTTACATCCCTAAAACAGATTAATGTCCAACAACCAACAGCTGAATTAAGACCTGTTGAACAAACGGACGAAGAAGACTTAATGCCGTATATCATATGCGATAGCATCATGGAAAGTTATTTAATTCGCCAGATGTGGCCAAAAAGTATTCTGATTGATTTACTCATACAAGGGTATGGTGAAACATATAGCTTAAAACAACTTGGACATTTCATAGAACGATGGTTTAAATTGTTTTGTCGAAATCCATGGAAACGCTACGGAACTCGTGCAGGATTCCATGTTGAACAGATCTCTTTAGATCCTAAAACATTCCATCGCTTCCCATTATTGAATGCAGGTTTTTCTGAACCGCTTCAACAAATGTGGGATTACATTCAGAACCAACAACACTAATATTCATAGAAGGCACATTGATTCTATGGGCCTTCATAACTTACCCCACTTGTATCTCTTAGGCTATTTCATATTCAATTGAAGGGTCATATGCCGCTCAAAATAACCACCAACAACGCCAGCAAAAAATCAAAGAAGCCGTTGATCAAAAGATTGCAAATACACAAACAGAGCGAGGCATTGTCTTAACCGGTGATGGGAAAGGTAAATCCACTTCTGGCTTTGGCATGGTAACAAGAGCTGTAGGGCATAGCCAAATGCAGCCATCATCTAGTTTATAAAAGAAAACTGGGAATGTGGAGAACGGACGACATGGCGTTAAATTTTCTGTCATGGTAACCGGTTTCACATGGGAGACGCAGAACAAAGCAAGTGATCGAGTCGCAGCACAAAAAGTCTGGAGTGATGGGAAAAAAATGTTATCGGACCCTAACCTACATGTTGTGTTGCTCGACGAGCCCACATATATGATTAATTATGATTATATCGATCTCGAAGAAGTCCTCACTACTATCAATAATCGTCCTCAAGAAATATCTGTCATCATTACAGGCCGAGGAGCCCACCAAAAACTCAAAGAAATAGCCAATACAGTCAGTGAAGTACACCCCCTAAGCATGCCTTTGAGGCTGGTATCAAGTCCAGAAAAGGTATTGTTAAATTTAAAACTTAAAGCCCTTCATATAGTTTATATAATTTAAACAATTAATTTCAAATTAATACCATAATTGTCTATATATACCAGCGACTTTAGACATTTCTAATTACAGAGAATCGACCATTATCACAAGTTAGAAAACTATTAATCATTAAAAAATAAAAGAAAAACAATACAATTAAAAATATAAAATCATAAACAGATAAAACAAAAAACAAGACAACCATTTAAAAGTAAACGATTTTTTTAAAATTAAAAATATTAAAAGAGTAATAATATATGCAGTATATATCTATTACACTTTTAATAACCAATAATGTAAATTTATGAAATTTACATTATTGACATTTGAATTATTTAAAGAGTAATCTATTTTGGTACTGTGTTTTGTTTTTTAAGCATTTGTGTTTCTTTTTTTGATATATGGAGAGATCGTTATGGCTCTTAAAGGATGTGGCTATAAAGTCCCATTAATTTGTGCTTTTGGTTTGTTAGGATTGAGTTCATTGACCCCAGCATCAGCCTCTAGCTTGGTTTCGAAAGTTGCCTTGAAAAAAGCAACTGTAGGTTATGCAACTCAAAACGGTGGAACAACCGGAGGGAAAAAAGCAGCAAGTAAATATATTTATTTAGTTTCAACCATATCAGGCCTTAAAAAAGCGTTAACAACCTCCACAAGTAAGCCTCGCATCATTCAAATTAAAGGGACTATTGATGTAAGTG contains these protein-coding regions:
- the pncB2 gene encoding Nicotinate phosphoribosyltransferase 2 — translated: MSSPTQLLRDKLNFSALDNDFYKMNMWQCFMHQYPYIEDAEYKLVVRNDIDLRPYRDEIEQELENLNGLGFTEDEIQWLEQIPWYTKDFIEWLRMWSYQTRFLDIGEENNQLSIRARGPLMHINNFEMPVLSTICEVYNRHQNYDKTFSDIEERVYEKVDWLKNQLEKHQLKNLTFADFGTRRRFSSAAQYRMVEMLNELLPGIFAGTSNMYLAKELNLTPIGTMAHEIFMLSQQVGVQLANSQKHTLECWVKEFRGRLGCALTDVIGMDAFIKDFDFYFAKLFDGLRHDSGDPFIFGNKAIQMYKNLGLDPQSKTLVFSDGLNFQQMVDIYRYFQGKIKVSFGIGTYLSCDIKGVKPLNIVMKLVHVNGRPVAKISDAPGKSLCEDEQFIDYLKKVYNVTWA
- the nadE gene encoding Glutamine-dependent NAD(+) synthetase, whose amino-acid sequence is MADYLNIATASLRQLPFDFTGNTERVLQAIEQGFQCGANILLMPELALTGYGCEDNFTFQEFHEASAKALQQVLEATADLATQSTHPMLIALGMPLLYPGGQVYNATAVFSAKGLHGFACKQFLARNGLHYEPRWFEAWPRQKVVNHPEYQVPIGDIVVDCQGIRVGFETCEDSWISNRPGRDLYQRNVDIILNPSASHFAVGKFDIRERFITEGSRSFGVAYAYANLNGTENGTSIFDAGCMIASEGKIISYGERLNCKSILLNQATVNISANRVTRIVSSESIDNQFHQSDISLPLKLTTQLPNVGNIPGALVSNIQQNNFWNQLTGDERIHSEICYALASGLWDWMRRTHTEGFVVSMSGGADSGLAATLVYLSHYLALHQLGADQYRQCLPPGWLSHIPQYDQDEKNLSQWLHQYVMPKVLLCLYQGTDNSSEITFNAAKTVAEDIGATFHHWNIQSIVDEYIHLVDQLYPSKPLNWDDDDIALQNIQARGRSPGVWMLANRENKLLIATSNLSESALGYATMDGDTSGVLSVVSGLTKTRIRKINDWLEKQGLPINHNHCPHRLRVTSLKQINVQQPTAELRPVEQTDEEDLMPYIICDSIMESYLIRQMWPKSILIDLLIQGYGETYSLKQLGHFIERWFKLFCRNPWKRYGTRAGFHVEQISLDPKTFHRFPLLNAGFSEPLQQMWDYIQNQQH